The following coding sequences are from one Rattus norvegicus strain BN/NHsdMcwi chromosome 11, GRCr8, whole genome shotgun sequence window:
- the Nrros gene encoding transforming growth factor beta activator LRRC33 precursor, with the protein MEFLPLWLCLGFHFLIVEWRSGRGTATAASQGGCKVVDRVADCRSLNLASVPSGLPAHSRMLVLDANPLRVLWNHSLQAYPRLEDLSLHSCHLDRISHWAFHEQGHLQNLVLADNRLSENYKESATALHTLLRLRRLDLSGNSLTEDMAALMLQNLSSLEVVSLARNTLMRLDDSVFEGLERLVELDLQRNYIFEIEGGAFDGLTELRRLNLAYNNLPCIVDFSLTQLRFLNVSYNILEWFLAAREEAAFELEILDLSHNQLLFFPLLPQCGKLHTLLLQDNSMGFYRELYNTSSPQEMVAQFLLVDGNVTNITTVSLWEEFSSSDLSALRFLDMSQNQLRHLPDGFLKKTPSLSHLNLNQNCLTKLHIREHEPPGALTELDLSRNQLAELHLAPGLTGSLKNLRVFNLSSNQLLGVPTGLFHSASSITTLDMSHNQISLCPQTVPLDWEEPSSCVDFRNMASLRSLSLDGCGLKALQDCPFQGTSLTHLDLSSNWGILNGSVSPLSAVAPTLQVLSLRNVGLGSGAAEMDFSGFGNLRELDLSGNSLTSFPKFKGSSALQTLDLRRNSLTALPQRVVSEQPLRGLQTIYLSQNPYDCCGVEGWGALQHFKTIADLSMVTCNLSSKIIRVVELPEGIPQDCKWGQVDTGLFYLVLILPSCLTLLVASTVIFLTFKKPLLQVIKSRCHWSSIY; encoded by the exons ATggagttcctgcccctgtggctTTGCCTGGGTTTTCACTTCTTGATTGTGGAATGGAGGAGCGGACGTGGGACAGCTACTGCAGCTTCCCAAGGAGGCTGCAAGGTG GTCGACCGAGTCGCTGACTGCCGCAGTCTGAACCTCGCTTCAGTACCCAGCGGCCTCCCGGCCCATTCCCGGATGCTCGTTCTGGATGCCAACCCTCTCAGGGTTCTGTGGAATCATTCCCTCCAGGCCTACCCACGCCTGGAGGACCTCAGCCTGCACAGCTGTCACCTGGACCGTATCAGCCACTGGGCCTTCCATGAGCAAGGCCACTTACAAAACCTGGTTCTGGCAGACAACCGCCTCTCCGAGAACTACAAGGAGTCGGCCACAGCTCTCCACACCCTGCTGCGACTTCGAAGACTGGACTTGTCTGGAAACTCCCTGACAGAAGACATGGCAGCTCTCATGCTTCAGAACCTCTCCTCATTGGAGGTCGTGTCCTTGGCAAGAAATACCCTCATGAGGCTCGACGACTCTGTCTTCGAGGGCCTGGAGCGCCTCGTGGAGCTGGATTTGCAGAGAAACTACATCTTTGAGATCGAGGGCGGTGCGTTTGACGGCTTGACTGAGCTGAGGCGTCTCAACCTTGCCTACAACAACCTCCCCTGCATCGTGGACTTCAGCCTCACACAGTTGCGGTTCCTCAACGTCAGTTACAACATCCTGGAGTGGTTCCTGGCAGCCAGGGAAGAGGCGGCCTTCGAACTGGAGATACTGGACCTGTCTCACAACCAGCTGCTCTTCTTCCCGCTCCTGCCTCAGTGTGGCAAGCTGCACACGCTCCTGCTGCAGGACAACAGCATGGGCTTCTACAGGGAGCTTTACAACACCTCCTCCCCACAGGAGATGGTGGCCCAGTTCCTTCTCGTGGATGGTAATGTTACTAATATCACAACCGTCAGCCTCTGGGAGGAGTTCTCCTCCAGCGACCTGTCAGCGCTTCGCTTCCTGGACATGAGCCAAAACCAGTTGCGGCACCTGCCGGATGGTTTCCTGAAGAAAACGCCTTCCCTTTCCCACCTGAACCTCAACCAAAATTGCCTGACGAAGCTCCACATTCGGGAGCACGAGCCGCCGGGAGCGCTCACTGAGCTGGATCTGAGCCGCAACCAGCTGGCAGAACTGCACTTGGCCCCTGGGCTCACTGGTTCCCTCAAGAACCTCAGAGTGTTCAACCTGAGCTCCAACCAGCTCCTGGGAGTCCCCACTGGCCTTTTCCACAGCGCCAGCAGCATCACTACACTTGACATGAGCCACAATCAGATCTCACTTTGTCCCCAGACAGTGCCCTTAGACTGGGAGGAGCCCTCCAGTTGTGTGGATTTCAGAAACATGGCCTCTTTGAGGAGCCTTTCTCTGGATGGCTGTGGGCTGAAGGCATTACAAGACTGCCCATTCCAGGGGACCTCCCTCACTCATTTAGATCTGTCTAGCAACTGGGGGATTCTGAATGGGAGCGTCAGCCCTCTCTCGGCTGTTGCCCCTACATTACAGGTCCTGTCTCTCAGGAACGTGGGCCTTGGTTCTGGCGCTGCAGAGATGGACTTCTCTGGGTTTGGGAATCTGAGGGAGTTGGATCTGTCAGGAAATTCCCTGACCAGCTTCCCCAAGTTCAAGGGCAGTTCGGCCCTGCAGACTCTCGACCTCCGCAGAAACTCTCTCACAGCCCTACCTCAGAGGGTTGTGTCGGAGCAGCCTCTGAGGGGTCTGCAGACCATCTACCTCAGCCAGAACCCTTATGACTGCTgtggggtggagggatggggggCCCTGCAGCACTTCAAGACTATTGCGGACCTGTCCATGGTCACTTGCAACCTCTCTTCCAAGATCATTCGTGTGGTAGAGCTGCCAGAGGGCATACCTCAGGACTGTAAGTGGGGGCAGGTGGACACTGGTCTATTCTACCTCGTGCTCATTCTGCCCAGCTGCCTCACCCTGCTGGTGGCCAGCACCGTCATCTTCCTCACTTTTAAGAAGCCTTTGCTTCAGGTCATCAAGAGCCGCTGTCACTGGTCCTCCATATACTGA